From one Anabas testudineus chromosome 18, fAnaTes1.2, whole genome shotgun sequence genomic stretch:
- the LOC113157685 gene encoding uncharacterized protein LOC113157685 isoform X1, producing the protein MNRVEMIWILLVLTTSSVYGEFAMKMTSTFYETGENNHITIKWDSKTKLDLSLTNLICVSRSNIFKVLYQMIRGLEVPKSVHKQFSRRVVLDRDDLREGRIRLHLFIVTAEDSGDYSCDLTADYNEDTRKWGLQATVHFVLNVTKNSPGAISSANNDEETAAGAKQLLEEVMSTITPLTTLIGAAVLLGYLIVRRASNRRSLQFEMRKVSSLTS; encoded by the exons ATGAACAG GGTGGAGATGATCTGGATTCTGCTTGTCCTGACGACCTCCTCTGTCTATG GAGAGTTTGCTATGAAAATGACTTCGACTTTCTACGAGACAGGGGAGAACAACCACATCACCATCAAATGGGACAGTAAGACCAAGCTGGATCTATCTCTCACAAATCTCATTTGTGTGTCAAGGTCAAATATTTTTAAGGTTTTGTATCAGATGATACGAGGCCTCGAAGTTCCCAAGTCTGTGCATAAGCAGTTTTCAAGACGGGTTGTGTTGGACAGAGACGATCTGagagaaggacgaatcagactTCATCTATTCATAGTCACAGCCGAAGACTCTGGAGACTACTCTTGTGATCTCACTGCAGATTATAATGAAGACACAAGGAAATGGGGGCTCCAGGCCACTG TGCATTTTGTCCTGAATGTGACCAAGAACTCTCCTGGAGCGATATCATCAGCTAATAATGATGAGGAAACAGCAG CAGGTGCTAAACAGCTACTTGAAGAAGTAATGTCAACCATAACACCACTAACAACTCTGATAGGAGCAGCTGTCCTCTTGGGATATTTAATTGTTCGTCGGGCCTCCAACAGACGGAGTCTACAGtttgaaatgagaaaagtgTCCTCGTTGACCTCCTGA
- the LOC113157685 gene encoding uncharacterized protein LOC113157685 isoform X2, producing the protein MNRVEMIWILLVLTTSSVYGEFAMKMTSTFYETGENNHITIKWDSKTKLDLSLTNLICVSRSNIFKVLYQMIRGLEVPKSVHKQFSRRVVLDRDDLREGRIRLHLFIVTAEDSGDYSCDLTADYNEDTRKWGLQATVHFVLNVTKNSPGAISSANNDEETAGAKQLLEEVMSTITPLTTLIGAAVLLGYLIVRRASNRRSLQFEMRKVSSLTS; encoded by the exons ATGAACAG GGTGGAGATGATCTGGATTCTGCTTGTCCTGACGACCTCCTCTGTCTATG GAGAGTTTGCTATGAAAATGACTTCGACTTTCTACGAGACAGGGGAGAACAACCACATCACCATCAAATGGGACAGTAAGACCAAGCTGGATCTATCTCTCACAAATCTCATTTGTGTGTCAAGGTCAAATATTTTTAAGGTTTTGTATCAGATGATACGAGGCCTCGAAGTTCCCAAGTCTGTGCATAAGCAGTTTTCAAGACGGGTTGTGTTGGACAGAGACGATCTGagagaaggacgaatcagactTCATCTATTCATAGTCACAGCCGAAGACTCTGGAGACTACTCTTGTGATCTCACTGCAGATTATAATGAAGACACAAGGAAATGGGGGCTCCAGGCCACTG TGCATTTTGTCCTGAATGTGACCAAGAACTCTCCTGGAGCGATATCATCAGCTAATAATGATGAGGAAACAGCAG GTGCTAAACAGCTACTTGAAGAAGTAATGTCAACCATAACACCACTAACAACTCTGATAGGAGCAGCTGTCCTCTTGGGATATTTAATTGTTCGTCGGGCCTCCAACAGACGGAGTCTACAGtttgaaatgagaaaagtgTCCTCGTTGACCTCCTGA
- the LOC113157684 gene encoding uncharacterized protein LOC113157684, with protein MIWLLLMLSFITSVWMFVSPSFFQTEENNDVTLTWVSQTKTDMSLANLVCFFQCEPPKVLYEMINGVEVPQSQHQQFTGRVQVDKEALRDGRMRLRLSRVTAEDSGNYWCDLAVNYDRNTRTWELETSEKFVVNENQTSDGDNSDESLSTATSGPGTKGSEITLSIQHKEFIFLAVFIGSLAAMVVLAFGKLICQHPPQKDQESQSLIVRKSKEVEVNIPECSSGEQTRQGLRDGETTLPSSLLTV; from the exons ATGATCTGGCTCCTTCTAATGCTCAGCTTCATCACTTCTGTCT GGATGTTTGTTTCTCCGTCCTTCTTTCAAACAGAGGAGAACAACGACGTCACCCTCACATGGGTCAGTCAGACCAAAACCGACATGTCTCTTGCCAAcctggtttgttttttccagtgcGAACCTCCTAAGGTTTTGTATGAAATGATAAACGGCGTTGAGGTCCCACAGTCTCAGCATCAGCAGTTTACAGGACGGGTTCAGGTGGACAAAGAGGCTCTGAGAGACGGACGAATGAGGCTCCGTCTGTCCAGAGTCACGGCCGAAGACTCTGGAAACTACTGGTGTGATCTGGCTGTGAATTATGATAGGAACACCAGGACTTGGGAGCTGGAGACTTCTG AAAAATTTGTTGTGAATGAGAATCAGACCTCGGATGGAGACAACAGTGACGAGTCCCTCAGCACAGCAACATCTGGACCAGGAACAAAAG GTTCAGAAATCACACTCAGTATTCAGCACAAAGAATTTATTTTCCTGGCTGTATTCATTGGAAGTCTGGCTGCAATGGTTGTGTTAGCGTTTGGAAAACTGATCTGCCAACATCCTCCACAGAAAG ATCAAGAGAGCCAGTCACTGATTGTCCGGAAAAGTAAAGAAGTTGAGGTCAACATCCCCGAGTGCTCCAGTGGTGAACAAACACGGCAGGGATTGCGGGACGGTGAGACGACTCTGCCATCTTCACTTCTCACAGTCTGA
- the LOC113157564 gene encoding GRB2-associated-binding protein 1-like → MSAAGEVVCEGWLRKSPPEKKLRRYAWKRRWFVLRSGRLTGEPDVLQYYKNQHSRRPIRTINLNLCEQVDAGLSFTKKELESSFVFDLRTVERIWYLVAESEEDMNRWVTSICLLCGFNPTDDVADRPPVSGSSSIAVMSPTSGTATITTVTGSVPPPYNHTAGNTEEDYMWLSHCQSHIRPPLGSSTSLETDYNDNLYPPPSATSSSSSSSSSPSLPPNSLPPTSSSSSFRSAPWTVAAMTGPLSQSLDASMTSDLHKRAGRRCHPSPHPRKHSLDFHLRPVVIPLSDDTHSNVHPLTQSHTTSGYQIPRPASTPLSQPPRRPSSTPSVDSLTQAELHASTATPPPRPPKPLAIVVHGETAEPATLPRSTSESGAVEGGVGGLLRSNTFTISGRTQTGGESFHIPRSLSDRASIFEFSESFNSYFFNKGMVPLGSVCSEDDDVDENYVPMSAATTEPPVAPRVPPPSDPSVQLQDGNYVPMTPLTTSNPTHPTTTSTTTDLASLGRQVPPPAHMGFRNPTTPAIPLTPPLWRNTVNPTGGVEVDVVPPPIHRNLKPQRRGVSVTQPAERKDGQSTGETPHKSRVKPAPLDISALQQDWQEVPPPVRSPVTRTFTRDPSCRRSVRPSSSHSSSPSSDSDDPDENYVAMTTSGLSFSAGEQSLRLMMHRASEGGVSSPQLQRARGDKQVEYLDLDLHTGRSTPTRQKRCTAEGGNGEQTGAGEERTRGERTRVDYVVVDPKRTRALRNTREAWHDGRMSTEKEKC, encoded by the exons ATGAGTGCAGCTGGAGAAGTGGTGTGTGAGGGTTGGCTGAGGAAATCACCACCGGAGAAAAAGCTACGCCGCTAT gCTTGGAAGAGGCGTTGGTTCGTATTGCGAAGTGGTCGGCTGACTGGGGAGCCGGACGTCCTGCAGTACTACAAGAACCAGCATTCGCGCCGTCCAATCAGGACCATCAACCTGAACCTGTGTGAACAG GTGGATGCCGGCCTGTCGTTCACAAAGAAGGAGCTGGAGAGCAGTTTTGTTTTCGACCTGAGGACGGTGGAGAGGATCTGGTACCTGGTGGCCGAGTCCGAAGAGGACATGAACCGCTGGGTGACGTCCATCTGCCTGCTCTGTGGCTTCAACCCGACTGACGACG ttgCAGACAGACCTCCGGTGTCAGGCTCATCCTCCATCGCTGTGATGAGCCCAACCAGTGGCACTGCCACCATCACCACGGTAACAGGATCAGTACCACCCCCTTACAACCACACCGCTGGCAACACCGAGGAGGACTACATGTGGTTATCACACTGCCAGAGTCACATCAG ACCTCCTTTAGGATCCTCCACCTCTCTTGAAACCGACTACAATGACAACCTCTACCCTCCTCCTtctgccacctcctcctcctcttcctcttcttcatccccttccctccctcccaaCAGCCTCCCGCCTACGTCGTCCTCCTCCAGCTTTAGATCAGCCCCTTGGACAGTTGCGGCCATGACAGGACCCCTCAGCCAGTCTCTGGATGCTAgtatgacctctgaccttcacAAACGAGCAGGAAGACGCTGTCACCCTTCTCCACATCCAAGAAAACACTCTTTAGATTTCCACCTGCGTCCTGTGGTGATTCCTCTCAGTGATGACACACACTCCAACGTTCATCCACTTACGCAGTCACACACCACCAGTGGTTACCAAATCCCTCGTCCGGCATCCACGCCTCTGTCACAGCCCCCTCGCCGCCCATCCTCAACCCCCAGTGTAGACTCTCTAACCCAGGCCGAGCTCCACGCGTCCACCGCAACTCCTCCTCCACGCCCGCCAAAGCCCCTCGCCATCGTAGTCCACGGAGAGACCGCAGAACCAGCAACACTTCCCCGATCCACCTCAGAGTCAGGAGCTGTAGAGGGTGGAGTAGGAGGCCTGCTGAGGAGTAACACCTTCACTATCTCTGGACGAACACAGACAG GTGGTGAGTCCTTTCACATCCCTCGTTCTCTGTCAGACAGAGCGAGCATATTTGAGTTCAGCGAGAGTTTCAACAGTTACTTT TTTAATAAAGGAATGGTACCTCTGGGCAGCGTTTGCTCTGAAGACGATGATGTGGACGAAAACTATGTTCCCATGAGCGCTGCCACAACCGAGCCTCCTGTTGCACCAAG AGTACCTCCACCATCTGACCCGTCCGTCCAGCTCCAAGATGGCAACTATGTCCCCATGACCCCCCTCACCACATCCAATCCCActcaccccaccaccaccagcaccaccactgACTTGGCTTCCCTGGGGAGGCAAGTGCCACCGCCTGCCCACATGGGTTTCCGTAATCCCACGACTCCTGCCATTCCCCTTACCCCTCCGCTTTGGAGAAACACAGTGAACCCCACCGGTGGAGTGGAGGTTGACGTCGTACCTCCTCCAATCCACCGCAACCTGAAACCGCAGCGCAGAG GGGTTTCAGTGACTcagcctgcagagagaaaagacggACAGAGTACTGGAGAGACGCCGCACAAATCAAGAG TGAAACCTGCTCCCCTGGACATCTCTGCACTGCAACAAGACTGGCAGGAAGTCCCGCCCCCTGTCCGCTCGCCTGTCACTCGAACCTTCACACGAGA tccaTCCTGCCGTCGCTCAGTCAGGCCAAGCTCGTCTCACAGTTCGTCCCCCTCCTCTGACTCTGATGACCCGGATGAAAACTACGTTGCCATGACAACCTCCGGCCTAAGCTTCAGTGCCGGGGAGCAG tCTCTGAGGCTCATGATGCACCGGGCTTCAGAGGGTGGTGTCAGCAGCCCACAGCTACAGAGGGCCAGGGGAGACAAACAGGTAGAatacctggacctggacctccACACAGGGCGGTCGACACCAACGAGACAG AAACGCTGCACGGCAGAAGGGGGCAACGGTGAGCAAACCGGAGCAGGTGAGGAGCGTACACGTGGCGAGCGCACACGTGTGGACTACGTGGTGGTGGATCCCAAAAGGACGCGGGCCCTGAGGAACACCAGAGAAGCATGGCATGATGGGAGGATGTCCACAGAGAAGGAAAAGTGCTAG